A stretch of the Vitis riparia cultivar Riparia Gloire de Montpellier isolate 1030 chromosome 13, EGFV_Vit.rip_1.0, whole genome shotgun sequence genome encodes the following:
- the LOC117929121 gene encoding uncharacterized protein LOC117929121 encodes MTITENTHFSHPQHPLDLKNYQKPYTCDGCREQGFGSRYRCELCHYDLHPDCAFTDSTTSHKFFKARTFKFLDQRPGKCCNSHCKDCMRYCDACGKPIHGFVYHCKEKGWDLHPCCRNLTNELDIDGIKFHLRGTVSSKCIWCNQRNPPGSVSGIRGWSYVSKCKNYRFHVYCATEMVNQVWKNGGSKDSNECLSIENVKLPLPVSLNRSGGSGSNSFMRIVKVFLKTIAGILLGDPTITLTSLFVELVFKE; translated from the coding sequence ATGACAATCACTGAAAACACTCATTTCAGCCACCCACAGCACCCACTTGACCTGAAAAATTATCAGAAGCCTTACACCTGCGATGGATGCAGAGAACAAGGCTTTGGATCAAGATACCGATGCGAGCTATGCCACTACGATCTTCACCCAGATTGTGCCTTCACCGACTCCACCACTTCCCACAAGTTCTTCAAAGCACGCACCTTCAAATTCTTGGACCAACGTCCGGGAAAATGCTGTAATTCCCACTGCAAAGACTGCATGAGATACTGTGATGCCTGCGGGAAGCCAATACATGGCTTTGTGTACCACTGCAAGGAGAAGGGCTGGGATTTGCACCCATGCTGCCGCAATCTTACGAATGAATTAGACATAGACGGCATTAAATTTCACCTCCGTGGGACGGTTTCTTCAAAGTGCATATGGTGCAATCAGAGAAACCCTCCAGGCAGTGTTTCGGGCATTCGGGGTTGGTCCTATGTCTCCAAGTGCAAAAACTACCGTTTCCATGTGTACTGCGCAACAGAAATGGTGAATCAAGTCTGGAAGAATGGGGGTAGTAAGGATAGTAATGAATGTCTGTCAATAGAGAATGTGAAGCTTCCTCTTCCGGTTTCTTTGAATAGAAGTGGTGGGAGTGGTAGCAATTCTTTTATGAGGATAGTGAAGGTATTTCTCAAGACAATTGCTGGTATTCTTTTGGGAGATCCAACCATAACTCTTACTTCTCTCTTCGTGGAATTGGTCTTTAAGGAATGA